A region from the Lates calcarifer isolate ASB-BC8 linkage group LG2, TLL_Latcal_v3, whole genome shotgun sequence genome encodes:
- the rnf111 gene encoding E3 ubiquitin-protein ligase Arkadia isoform X4 — MKSEVPSEAPGRQEHLKEPLVNPEPMEAAKSFPNNMEVIGKAGSEFETLCESRHRPLRDTGTHRDSERSLPVRRKRKGQQAGPSDCSLKEGHISESSLAPQRPRVEMLQQPSEDEHNHESSFSDCASSPSSSLRFGDSDTLSSEDEGEAGATGGQHKAPALTTGGAPGHGLRPVLGRTRGNRSHKWVRSEAEPVLLKRPCLSGRRPLHRKRFVKTAPGGGQRTQKQKERLLLQRKKREVIARRKYALLHSTSSSSEELSNDSSSPSSTEAEDELYVDVSSTSSQPNSAAVATGALDEDVVVIEATPAPAPTVPASEEINVTSTDSEVEIVTVGDGFRSRSVGGISRIWGNSCSQNRPQEPRGRHRLSTVIQPLRQNAGEVVDLTVDEDDLSVVPTTSGSSHPQTVRSSSSSSSHHASTSELNDAPGPSTSCPGSVPESMHTQRPSGSSRTATEDDSRPGLSGTAGETAGTAMPRLPSCCQQHSPCGGPSPSHLSLSHSHSSCLQASSSQQPTGSQHGHSHGNAHHFLHHVHHPAPQPPGSLPFQEPSCPVERPSALPAPCAGVSSSSNSSSSSSNTAHYHDQTLPVDLSSSSVRSGGNGGSSFHGSTSAFDPCCPGSTSRPPAYVSQATPGPSQPAAVDSFGSSMVAQPQPQTQPQPCRHYIHPSYGSLARSLHHQPSSACPHSHGNPQLTPQPAPQGDYVIPHTVTFHPPLPSHPSSHTVPPAPPPPLSTHHLPGSSAPLAQHLPSDHQALPHHMPALGASVQRLHQHEILQRMEVQRRRMMQHPTRAHERPPPHPHRMHPNYGHGHHIHVPQTMSSHPRQPEQRTAWELGIEAGVTVAPFPSGHLHSHLPHYHPPPRLHHFPIPFMHTGISEVTYPHIRYISSRMTGFGRTYEDLLHLEERLGTVNRGASQGTIERCTYPHKYKKRKLHGKQDEDEGADEDTEEKCTICLSILEEGEDVRRLPCMHLFHQLCVDQWLLTNKKCPICRVDIEAQLSAES, encoded by the exons ATGAAGAGTGAGGTACCATCTGAGGCCCCCGGCAGACAGGAGCATCTGAAGGAGCCGCTGGTGAACCCTGAGCCCATGGAGGCAGCCAAGAGCTTCCCTAACAACATGGAGGTGATCGGAAAGGCGGGCAGTGAATTTGAAACCTTGTGTGAGTCTAGGCACCGGCCCCTGAGGGACACAGGGACGCACAGGGACTCGGAACGAAGCCTCCCCGTAcgcagaaaaagaaaaggccaACAGGCGGGGCCATCGGATTGCTCTCTGAAGGAGGGCCACATCAGCGAGAGCTCCCTGGCCCCTCAGCGTCCCAGGGTCGAAATGTTACAGCAGCCCAGCGAGGATGAACACAACCACGAGTCCTCCTTTAGTGACTGCGCCTCCTCCCCGTCCTCCAGCCTGCGGTTTGGGGACTCAGACACTCTGAGCTCAGAGGACGAAGGGGAAGCCGGAGCGACGGGGGGCCAACACAAGGCTCCCGCCCTGACCACAGGAGGAGCCCCCGGCCACGGCCTGCGCCCCGTCCTGGGTCGAACTCGGGGGAACCGCTCCCATAAGTGGGTGAGGTCAGAGGCAGAGCCAGTGCTGCTGAAGCGTCCGTGCCTGAGCGGCCGGCGGCCTCTGCACAGGAAACGGTTTGTGAAAACAGCTCCTGGAGGCGGTCAGCGGACTCAGAAGCAGAAGGAGCGACtcctgctgcagaggaagaaaCGTGAGGTGATCGCTCGCAGGAAGTACGCCCTGCTCCACagcaccagcagctccagcGAGGAGCTGAGCAATGACTcgtcctccccctcctccactgaAGCAGAGGATGAGCTGTATGTAGACGtgagcagcaccagcagccaGCCCAACAGTGCTGCTGTAGCCACAG GTGCACTAGATGAGGATGTGGTGGTGATTGAGGCGACTCCAGCTCCCGCCCCCACTGTCCCAGCCAGCGAGGAGATCAATGTCACGTCGACAGACAGCGAGGTGGAGATCGTCACAGTCGGAGATGGATTCAG GTCACGCTCAGTGGGGGGCATTAGCAGGATTTGGGGTAACAGTTGCTCCCAGAATCGCCCCCAGGAGCCACGTGGACGTCACAGACTCTCCACCGTCATACAGCCACTGCGACAGAACGCTGGGGAGGTGGTGGATCTCACTGTGGATGAAGATG atcTCTCCGTTGTGCCAACGACCTCTGGCAGCAGTCACCCTCAGACAGTCAGGTCgtcatcctcctcatcttcccATCATGCCTCTACCTCAGAGCTCAACGATGCCCCAGGCCCTTCCACTAGCTGCCCAGGCTCAGTACCTGAAAGTATGCATACACAGAGGCCAAGTGGATCTTCCCGCACAGCCACGGAGG ATGATAGCAGACCAGGTTTGTCAGGTACAGCAGGTGAGACTGCAGGCACAGCCATGCCCAGACTCCCGTCCTGCTGTCAGCAGCACTCCCCCTGTGGAGGCCCCTCTCCCAGTCACCTGTCCCTGAGCCATTCCCACTCCAGCTGTCTGCAGGCCTCATCCTCTCAGCAGCCCACCGGCTCTCAGCACGGCCACAGCCACGGCAACGCTCACCACTTCCTCCACCACGTCCACCACCCGGCGCCGCAGCCCCCGGGCTCCCTGCCCTTCCAGGAACCTAGCTGCCCCGTGGAGCGGCCCAGTGCTCTGCCTGCACCCTGCGCCggagtcagcagcagcagcaacagtagcagcagcagcagcaacacagccCATTACCACGACCAG ACTCTGCCAGTGgacctgagcagcagcagtgttcgGAGCGGAGGAAACGGCGGCAGCAGTTTCCACGGCAGCACCTCGGCCTTTGACCCCTGCTGCCCGGGCTCCACCTCGCGGCCTCCGGCCTACGTTTCCCAGGCCACCCCCGGGCCCAGTCAGCCAGCCGCCGTGGACTCGTTCGGCTCGTCCATGGTGGCTCAGCCCCAGCCACAGACACAACCCCAGCCCTGTAGACATTACATCCACCCTTCCT ATGGTTCTTTAGCTCGCTCTCTGCACCACCAGCCCTCCTCCGCCTGCCCCCACTCCCACGGGAACCCCCAGCTCACGCCTCAGCCGGCTCCACAAGGCGACTATGTCATTCCCCACACCGTCACCTTTCACCCGCCGCTGCCGTCCCACCCCTCAAGCCACACCGTGCCCCCggcccctccccctcctctgtctaCCCACCACCTCCCTGGGTCAAGCGCCCCACTGGCCCAGCACCTGCCCTCGGACCACCAGGCCCTGCCGCACCACATGCCAGCGCTGGGAGCCTCCGTCCAGAGGCTCCATCAGCACGAGATCCTGCAGAGGATGGAGGTCCAGAGGCGCAGAATGATGCAGCACCCCAC ACGAGCACACGAGCGCCCGCCCCCACACCCCCACAGAATGCACCCCAACTACGGCCATGGACACCACATCCATGTGCCTCAGACGATGTCTTCCCACCCTCGGCAGCCTGAGCAGAGAACAGCATG GGAGCTGGGCATCGAGGCCGGAGTGACCGTGGCACCGTTCCCTTCAGGGCACCTGCACTCCCACCTGCCCCACTACCACCCTCCCCCCCGACTGCACCACTTCCCCATCCCCTTCATG CACACTGGCATATCTGAAGTGACCTACCCACACATTCGGTATATCTCATCTAGAATGACTGGCTTTGGAAGAACCTATGAG GACCTGCTGCATTTAGAAGAACGGTTAGGGACTGTGAACCGAGGAGCCTCTCAGGGAACCATAGAGAGGTGCACTTACCCACACAAGTACAAGAAG AGGAAGCTGCACGGAAAACAAGATGAAGACGAGGGCGCAGATGAGGACACGGAGGAGAAATGCACCATCTGTCTGTCGATACTGGAAGAGGGGGAGGATGTCAG ACGTCTACCATGTATGCACCTCTTCCATCAGCTCTGTGTGGACCAGTGGCTCCTCACCAATAAGAAGTGCCCCATCTGCAGAGTGGACATTGAGGCGCAGCTGTCTGCTGAGAGTTGA